A single region of the Selenomonas sp. oral taxon 920 genome encodes:
- the rplD gene encoding 50S ribosomal protein L4 encodes MANVAVYDMSHNQVGEISLNDEFFNVEMNAGLLHQAVVLQLASQRLGTHATKTRGFVRGGGRKPWRQKGTGRARAGSTRSPLWVGGGTVFGPHPRKYGFTMPRKQRRLALKCALSDKVRTGDFIVLDQLDFEAPKTKAAVKLLSDFGVNAKSLFITADEAVNVERSTSNIPGVKAITANGINVYDILHHDKLFITKDAITRIEEVFA; translated from the coding sequence ATGGCGAATGTAGCAGTATATGATATGTCGCACAACCAGGTTGGCGAGATCAGCCTGAACGATGAGTTCTTTAATGTTGAAATGAATGCCGGCCTCCTTCATCAGGCGGTCGTCCTCCAGCTCGCATCGCAGCGCCTTGGCACACATGCCACGAAGACGCGCGGTTTTGTGCGCGGCGGCGGACGCAAGCCATGGCGTCAGAAGGGAACGGGCCGTGCCCGTGCAGGTTCGACGCGCAGTCCACTGTGGGTCGGCGGCGGTACGGTCTTTGGACCGCATCCGCGCAAGTACGGCTTTACGATGCCGCGCAAGCAGCGTCGTCTCGCCCTCAAGTGCGCGCTCTCGGACAAGGTTCGCACGGGTGACTTCATTGTCCTCGACCAGCTCGATTTCGAGGCACCGAAGACAAAGGCAGCCGTGAAGCTCCTGAGCGATTTCGGCGTGAATGCAAAGAGCCTCTTCATCACGGCGGACGAAGCTGTGAACGTGGAGCGCTCGACGAGCAATATTCCGGGTGTAAAAGCCATCACGGCAAATGGAATCAATGTCTATGACATTCTCCATCACGACAAGCTCTTCATTACGAAGGATGCCATCACCCGTATCGAGGAGGTATTCGCATAA
- a CDS encoding ribosomal L7Ae/L30e/S12e/Gadd45 family protein: MSLEKLRAARTVAGIHQALRAVQNGAAEMVFIASDVDGRVLDPLFAACGDAGIIPDRTATKAALGAAVHLDVGAAAVAKLR; the protein is encoded by the coding sequence ATGTCTCTGGAAAAATTACGCGCGGCACGCACGGTTGCCGGCATTCATCAGGCACTGAGGGCGGTGCAGAACGGCGCGGCAGAGATGGTGTTCATTGCGAGCGATGTGGACGGGCGTGTACTCGACCCGCTCTTTGCAGCGTGTGGGGACGCAGGTATTATACCTGACCGCACGGCGACAAAAGCGGCACTCGGCGCGGCGGTGCACCTCGATGTGGGTGCGGCGGCGGTCGCCAAACTACGGTAA
- the rplB gene encoding 50S ribosomal protein L2, with amino-acid sequence MAVKSFKPYSAGRRFMTVSSFDEITTDKPEKSLTVRLTKTGGRNQQGKLTVRHRGGGHKRLYRIIDFKRTKDGIPARVATIEYDPNRSARIALLNYADGEKRYILAPNGLKVGDVVESGAEADIKPGNALPLKNIPLGTVIHAVEMKIGKGAQLVRSAGTSAQLMAKEGDYALLRMPSGEIRRVHINCRATIGQVGNLEHENITIGKAGRSRWLGRRPETRGIAMNPNDHPHGGGEGRSPVGRKSPMTKWGKIAMGKKTRRKKKASNRLIVHRRK; translated from the coding sequence GTGGCAGTAAAAAGTTTTAAGCCGTATTCTGCCGGCAGACGCTTCATGACGGTCTCTTCCTTCGATGAGATCACAACGGACAAGCCGGAGAAGTCCCTCACCGTCCGCCTGACAAAGACGGGCGGGCGCAACCAGCAGGGCAAACTGACCGTACGTCATCGCGGCGGCGGTCACAAGCGGCTCTATCGCATCATCGACTTCAAGCGTACGAAGGACGGCATCCCCGCCCGCGTTGCGACGATTGAATACGATCCGAACCGCAGCGCGCGCATTGCGCTCCTGAACTACGCAGACGGCGAGAAGCGCTACATCCTCGCGCCGAACGGCCTGAAGGTCGGCGACGTTGTGGAATCGGGTGCCGAGGCTGACATCAAGCCGGGCAACGCGCTTCCGCTTAAGAATATCCCGCTCGGTACGGTTATCCATGCCGTCGAGATGAAGATCGGCAAGGGCGCACAGCTCGTCCGCAGTGCGGGCACGTCTGCACAGCTCATGGCAAAGGAAGGCGACTACGCACTCCTTCGTATGCCGTCCGGCGAGATTCGCCGCGTGCATATCAACTGCCGTGCGACGATCGGGCAGGTCGGCAACCTCGAGCATGAGAACATCACCATCGGCAAGGCAGGCCGCAGCCGCTGGCTCGGACGTCGTCCGGAGACGCGCGGTATTGCGATGAACCCGAACGACCATCCGCACGGCGGCGGCGAGGGCCGTTCGCCGGTCGGACGCAAGAGCCCGATGACGAAGTGGGGCAAGATTGCGATGGGCAAGAAGACGCGCCGCAAGAAGAAGGCGTCGAACCGCTTGATTGTACATCGCCGTAAGTAA
- a CDS encoding FtsW/RodA/SpoVE family cell cycle protein — protein MRTRYTLFKSETEPIVIIMAILLVTGTINVFSSSYVLAAMDFENPYYFLQRHLQWLLLGIVACWLCRRMNYQRMRGLMFVGMGITVFLLIAVLFVGTTVNGAQRWLAFGPLSFQPAEFAKLMAVLMGAFSISAVLSKERFRIDRDGGRVFIPFGAILVMAFLVYREPDFGTACIVFGVPLLMALVLLVSPRSWVWISLLTLILAFSIGTLQPYRMKRLEVWYDPWSDARDAGYQMVQSLSTIGSGGIFGMGFGDGVSKYEYLPEAHTDFAFAIFSQEHGFFGVLLIFFLFAVLLVTCMRVAARAKDTFGQVLALGIIFLVLGQALANLAMVSGLLPVVGVPLPFISYGGSSLIVTMAGMGMLLGIADRSRDTLPAVKKKSEKPETRRSKIHIVR, from the coding sequence ATGCGTACGCGTTATACACTCTTTAAGAGTGAGACGGAACCCATTGTTATCATCATGGCGATTCTCCTTGTGACGGGGACGATCAATGTCTTTAGTTCGAGCTATGTGCTTGCGGCGATGGATTTCGAGAATCCGTATTACTTTCTGCAGCGCCATCTTCAATGGCTGCTGCTTGGGATCGTCGCGTGCTGGCTCTGTCGCCGCATGAACTATCAGCGTATGCGCGGGCTGATGTTCGTCGGTATGGGGATCACGGTGTTCCTGCTGATTGCCGTGCTCTTTGTCGGGACGACGGTGAACGGCGCACAGCGTTGGCTTGCATTCGGACCACTGAGCTTTCAGCCGGCAGAGTTTGCGAAATTGATGGCGGTGTTGATGGGTGCATTCTCCATCTCGGCGGTGCTGTCAAAGGAACGCTTTCGTATAGACCGCGACGGCGGACGCGTCTTTATCCCGTTTGGTGCAATTCTCGTGATGGCGTTCCTCGTCTACCGTGAACCGGATTTCGGAACGGCGTGCATTGTGTTTGGCGTTCCGCTTTTGATGGCACTCGTGCTGCTCGTGTCGCCGCGGAGCTGGGTGTGGATCAGTCTGCTTACACTCATCTTGGCCTTTTCAATCGGGACACTGCAGCCCTATCGCATGAAGCGCCTCGAGGTCTGGTACGATCCGTGGTCGGATGCGCGCGATGCGGGTTATCAGATGGTACAGTCGCTCTCGACAATCGGCTCGGGCGGAATCTTCGGCATGGGCTTCGGCGACGGCGTGAGCAAATATGAGTATCTGCCCGAGGCACACACGGACTTTGCGTTTGCGATCTTCAGTCAGGAGCATGGATTCTTCGGTGTTCTGCTGATCTTCTTCCTGTTCGCCGTTCTGCTTGTTACCTGCATGCGTGTGGCGGCTCGTGCGAAGGATACGTTCGGGCAGGTGCTTGCGCTCGGCATCATCTTCCTCGTGCTCGGACAGGCGCTCGCAAATCTCGCGATGGTCTCCGGCCTGCTGCCCGTCGTTGGTGTTCCGCTGCCGTTCATCAGCTATGGCGGTTCTTCGCTGATCGTAACGATGGCGGGGATGGGGATGCTGCTCGGCATCGCCGACCGCAGTCGGGATACACTGCCTGCGGTGAAGAAAAAATCAGAGAAACCTGAGACGCGGCGCAGTAAGATCCATATTGTGCGATGA
- the rplW gene encoding 50S ribosomal protein L23, translating to MEARDILVRPLITERTTQLMAEGKYVFVVAKAANKIEIAKAVSEIFKVKVAKVNTVNVLGKKKRMGRTQGKRPDYKKAIVKLAPGETIEFFEG from the coding sequence ATGGAAGCACGTGATATTCTCGTACGACCGCTCATCACGGAGCGGACGACGCAGCTCATGGCTGAGGGCAAATACGTCTTCGTCGTTGCGAAGGCTGCGAACAAGATCGAGATCGCAAAGGCGGTCTCGGAGATCTTCAAGGTGAAGGTCGCAAAGGTCAACACGGTCAACGTCCTCGGCAAGAAGAAGCGCATGGGTCGTACGCAGGGCAAGCGCCCGGACTACAAGAAGGCCATCGTGAAACTCGCTCCGGGCGAGACCATCGAGTTCTTTGAAGGCTGA
- the rplC gene encoding 50S ribosomal protein L3, whose translation MAKAILGRKLGMTQIFTEEGRVVPVTVVESGNNFVLQNKTDEADGYNAVQIGFGDVKEKNVNKPLKGHFEKAGVKAVRFIREMRLTAPSEYNVGDTIGVDIFAAGDLVDVVGTSKGKGFAGGIKRHNFARGPMGHGSKSHREPGSTGAMISGPGGRVLKGKKLPGRMGGERVTVQRLTIVRVDTDRNLILIKGAIPGPKKGFVVIKDTVKPAKAAKE comes from the coding sequence TTGGCTAAGGCTATTTTAGGAAGAAAACTGGGCATGACCCAGATCTTCACAGAGGAAGGCCGCGTCGTTCCCGTGACGGTCGTTGAGTCCGGCAACAACTTTGTGCTGCAGAACAAGACCGACGAGGCGGACGGCTACAACGCTGTGCAGATCGGGTTCGGCGATGTGAAGGAAAAGAACGTCAATAAGCCTCTCAAGGGGCACTTTGAGAAGGCAGGCGTCAAGGCGGTGCGCTTCATTCGTGAGATGCGCCTCACGGCTCCTTCGGAATATAATGTAGGCGATACGATCGGCGTGGACATCTTCGCTGCGGGCGACCTTGTCGATGTGGTCGGCACGTCCAAGGGCAAGGGGTTCGCGGGCGGCATCAAGCGTCACAACTTCGCGCGCGGCCCGATGGGGCACGGCTCGAAGTCGCACCGTGAGCCGGGCTCGACAGGTGCGATGATCTCCGGCCCCGGCGGGCGCGTCCTCAAGGGCAAGAAGCTCCCCGGCCGTATGGGAGGCGAGCGTGTCACAGTGCAGCGCCTGACGATTGTCCGCGTGGACACCGACCGCAATCTCATCCTCATCAAGGGCGCGATTCCGGGCCCGAAGAAGGGATTCGTCGTAATCAAAGATACCGTAAAGCCCGCAAAGGCAGCGAAAGAATAA
- the rpsJ gene encoding 30S ribosomal protein S10, producing MAKQQKIRIRLKAYDHKALDQSAAKIVDTAKKTGAMVSGPIPLPTEKNVYTILRSPHVNKDSREQFEMRTHKRLIDILQPTNKTVDSLMRLDLPAGVDIEIKL from the coding sequence TTGGCGAAACAGCAGAAAATCAGAATTCGTTTGAAGGCCTATGACCACAAGGCTCTCGATCAGAGCGCGGCAAAGATTGTTGATACCGCGAAGAAGACGGGCGCAATGGTCTCGGGGCCCATCCCACTTCCGACGGAGAAGAATGTCTACACGATTCTTCGTTCTCCGCATGTCAACAAGGACTCGCGCGAGCAGTTTGAGATGCGTACGCACAAGCGCCTCATCGACATCCTGCAGCCGACGAACAAGACGGTCGACTCGCTCATGCGCCTCGATCTGCCTGCCGGCGTTGACATCGAGATTAAGCTCTAA
- the rpsG gene encoding 30S ribosomal protein S7: MPRKGPVPKRDVLPDPVYHSKTVTKFINKVMLSGKKSVAQRVVYDAFETIREKTGQDPLEVFETALRNVMPVLEVKARRVGGANYQVPVEVRADRRMTLGIRWLVGYARLRGEKTMDARLSAELMDAANNTGAAIKKKEDTHKMAEANKAFAHYRW, translated from the coding sequence ATGCCACGTAAGGGCCCCGTGCCGAAGCGGGATGTTCTGCCGGATCCGGTATATCATTCCAAGACGGTGACGAAGTTTATCAACAAGGTTATGCTCTCGGGCAAGAAGAGCGTCGCACAGCGTGTTGTCTATGATGCGTTCGAGACGATTCGTGAGAAGACGGGTCAGGATCCGCTCGAGGTATTCGAGACGGCACTGCGCAACGTCATGCCTGTGCTCGAGGTCAAGGCACGCCGCGTCGGCGGCGCCAACTATCAGGTCCCGGTCGAGGTTCGTGCGGATCGCCGCATGACGCTTGGCATCCGCTGGCTTGTCGGCTATGCGCGTCTGCGCGGCGAGAAGACGATGGATGCACGTCTCTCGGCAGAGCTGATGGACGCTGCGAACAACACGGGCGCAGCGATCAAGAAAAAGGAAGATACGCACAAGATGGCGGAGGCCAACAAGGCATTCGCACATTATCGCTGGTAA
- the trmB gene encoding tRNA (guanosine(46)-N7)-methyltransferase TrmB gives MRLRRKPWIDTAILDYADFVTPLGGDWTRFAGAWTETFGRTAPLHVEIGVGKGDFLTELAARNPNVNYVGLEAQQGVLYFAARKAATRELPNVRLLVFDAAHLTELFAFGEVDRIYLNFSDPWPKARHAKRRLTSEVFLARYAAVLKEGGAIHFKTDNAGLFAYSLETMEREGWLLSHVTHDLHALAEPDNIMTEYERKFSARGAKIGRLVACRPTGQV, from the coding sequence ATGAGACTCAGGCGAAAGCCGTGGATTGATACGGCGATTCTGGATTATGCGGATTTCGTCACGCCGCTCGGCGGGGATTGGACGAGGTTCGCCGGTGCGTGGACGGAGACGTTCGGGCGCACGGCACCGCTCCATGTAGAGATCGGTGTAGGCAAGGGCGACTTCCTGACGGAACTTGCGGCACGCAATCCCAATGTGAACTATGTCGGGCTCGAGGCGCAGCAGGGAGTCCTCTACTTTGCCGCGCGCAAGGCGGCGACACGGGAGCTGCCGAATGTGCGGCTTCTCGTCTTTGATGCAGCGCATTTGACGGAACTCTTTGCCTTCGGTGAGGTCGACCGCATCTATTTAAATTTTTCCGACCCGTGGCCGAAGGCACGCCATGCGAAGCGGCGGCTGACGAGTGAGGTCTTCCTCGCGCGCTATGCCGCTGTGCTGAAGGAAGGCGGAGCGATCCATTTCAAGACGGATAATGCTGGGCTCTTTGCCTACTCGCTCGAAACGATGGAGCGGGAGGGCTGGCTGCTCTCGCATGTGACGCATGACCTCCACGCGCTCGCAGAGCCTGACAATATCATGACGGAGTACGAGCGCAAGTTCAGCGCACGCGGTGCGAAGATCGGGCGCCTTGTAGCGTGCCGTCCAACGGGACAAGTCTGA
- the tuf gene encoding elongation factor Tu, giving the protein MAKEKFNRSKPHVNIGTIGHVDHGKTTLTAAITKVLSEKGYAKFEDYADIDKAPEERERGITINTAHVEYETDNRHYAHVDCPGHADYVKNMITGAAQMDGAILVVSAADGPMPQTREHILLARQVGVPALVVFLNKVDQVDDPELLELVEMEVRELLSQYEFPGDDIPVIAGSALKALEGDEAMKAKILELMDAVDSYIPTPTRDTDKPFLMPVEDVFTITGRGTVATGRVERGELKLNDTVEIVGLQDEARSTVVTGIEMFRKLLDSAVAGDNIGALLRGVDRKDIERGQVLAKPGSINPHTKFKAQVYVLTKEEGGRHTPFFTNYRPQFYFRTTDVTGVVRLPEGTEMVMPGDNVEMEVELITPIAIEQGLRFAIREGGHTVGAGRVTAIEG; this is encoded by the coding sequence ATGGCAAAGGAAAAGTTTAACCGCAGCAAGCCCCATGTCAACATCGGCACGATCGGTCACGTTGACCACGGCAAGACGACGCTGACGGCTGCGATCACGAAGGTTCTCTCCGAGAAGGGCTATGCGAAGTTCGAGGACTATGCGGACATCGACAAGGCTCCGGAGGAGCGCGAGCGCGGCATTACGATCAACACGGCGCACGTTGAGTATGAGACGGACAACCGCCACTATGCACACGTTGACTGCCCGGGCCACGCGGACTATGTCAAGAACATGATCACGGGCGCTGCACAGATGGACGGCGCGATTCTCGTTGTCTCCGCTGCAGACGGCCCGATGCCCCAGACGCGTGAGCACATTCTGCTTGCTCGCCAGGTCGGCGTTCCGGCTCTCGTTGTCTTCCTCAACAAGGTTGACCAGGTTGACGATCCCGAGCTCCTCGAGCTCGTCGAGATGGAAGTTCGTGAGCTGCTCTCGCAGTACGAGTTCCCCGGCGACGACATCCCTGTCATTGCAGGCTCCGCACTCAAGGCGCTTGAGGGTGACGAGGCGATGAAGGCGAAGATCCTCGAGCTCATGGATGCGGTTGATTCGTACATCCCGACGCCGACGCGTGACACGGATAAGCCGTTCCTCATGCCGGTTGAGGACGTGTTCACGATCACGGGCCGCGGCACGGTTGCCACGGGTCGTGTGGAGCGCGGCGAGCTGAAGCTGAACGATACGGTTGAGATCGTCGGCCTTCAGGATGAGGCGCGCAGCACGGTTGTCACGGGCATCGAGATGTTCCGCAAGCTGCTCGACAGCGCGGTTGCGGGCGACAACATCGGTGCGCTGCTCCGTGGCGTGGATCGCAAGGACATCGAGCGCGGTCAGGTTCTCGCAAAGCCGGGTTCCATCAATCCGCACACGAAGTTCAAGGCACAGGTCTACGTCCTGACGAAGGAAGAGGGCGGCCGCCACACTCCGTTCTTCACGAACTATCGTCCCCAGTTCTACTTCCGTACCACGGACGTGACGGGCGTTGTCCGTCTCCCCGAGGGCACTGAGATGGTTATGCCCGGCGATAACGTCGAGATGGAAGTCGAGCTCATCACGCCGATCGCGATCGAGCAGGGCCTCCGCTTCGCTATCCGCGAGGGCGGCCACACGGTCGGCGCGGGTCGTGTTACGGCAATCGAGGGCTAA
- the fusA gene encoding elongation factor G — protein MAREYSLEKTRNIGIMAHIDAGKTTTTERILFYTGVTHKIGEVHEGAATMDWMVQEQERGITITSAATTCHWKDHRINIIDTPGHVDFTVEVERSLRVLDGTVAVLTARGGVEPQTETVWRQAERYNVPRMAYVNKMDITGADFFNVMNMMRERLNANPVAIQLPIGTEDEFKGIIDLVKMDAIVYEDDLGKVTDEVEIPAEYKEQAEEYREKLIEACAEADDELMEKYLGGEEVTEEEIRRAIRKATIACEMTPVTCGTSYRNKGVQPLLDAIVDYMPAPTDIPPIAGVNPDTGEADSRPSSDTAPFSALAFKIMTDPFVGKLAFFRVYSGTLNSGSYVFNATKDNKERIGRILQMHANNRKEIDVVYSGDIAAAVGLKNTTTGDTLCDENNPIILESMEFPDPVISVAVEPATKNDQEKMGIALQKLAEEDPTFRVHTDAETGQVIISGMGELHLQIIVDRMLREFKVDCKVGEPQVAYRETIRKSVKAEGKFVRQSGGHGQYGHCWLELIPQDAGEGFSFENKVVGGVIPKEFINPIEAGVRQAMEGGVVAGYPMVDIKVIVYDGSFHEVDSSEAAFKVAGSMAFKAGAEKASPVLLEPYVKVEVTVPEEYMGDVIGDLNSRRGRIDGMEPRNGVQVINAFVPLSEMFGYSTDLRSKTQGRGNYSMEVSFYDEVPKNIADAVVAKNKGE, from the coding sequence GTGGCAAGAGAATATTCCCTTGAAAAGACGCGGAATATCGGCATCATGGCTCACATCGATGCCGGCAAGACGACGACCACCGAGCGCATCCTCTTCTACACGGGCGTAACGCACAAGATCGGCGAAGTTCATGAGGGCGCTGCCACCATGGACTGGATGGTTCAGGAGCAGGAACGCGGCATTACGATTACGTCGGCGGCAACGACCTGTCACTGGAAAGACCATCGCATCAATATCATTGATACGCCGGGTCACGTTGACTTTACGGTCGAGGTAGAGCGCTCGCTGCGCGTGTTGGACGGCACGGTCGCCGTCCTGACCGCACGCGGCGGCGTTGAGCCGCAGACGGAGACGGTCTGGCGCCAGGCAGAGCGGTACAATGTGCCGCGCATGGCGTATGTCAACAAGATGGACATCACGGGCGCCGATTTCTTCAATGTCATGAACATGATGCGCGAGCGTCTCAATGCGAACCCGGTGGCAATTCAGCTGCCGATCGGCACAGAGGATGAGTTTAAGGGCATCATCGACCTCGTGAAGATGGATGCGATCGTCTACGAGGACGATCTCGGCAAGGTGACCGATGAGGTCGAGATTCCGGCCGAGTACAAAGAGCAGGCGGAAGAGTACCGCGAGAAGCTGATCGAGGCATGCGCCGAGGCAGACGATGAGCTGATGGAGAAGTACCTCGGCGGCGAGGAGGTCACGGAGGAAGAGATCCGCCGTGCGATCCGCAAGGCGACGATCGCCTGCGAGATGACGCCGGTCACCTGCGGTACGTCATACCGCAACAAGGGTGTACAGCCCCTGCTCGATGCGATCGTCGACTACATGCCGGCGCCGACGGACATTCCGCCGATCGCGGGTGTAAACCCCGACACGGGCGAGGCAGACAGCCGTCCTTCCTCAGATACGGCGCCGTTCTCCGCACTCGCGTTCAAGATTATGACAGATCCGTTCGTTGGCAAGCTCGCGTTCTTCCGTGTCTACTCGGGCACGCTGAACTCCGGCTCCTACGTCTTCAATGCGACGAAGGACAACAAGGAACGCATCGGCCGCATTCTCCAGATGCACGCGAACAACCGCAAGGAGATCGATGTGGTCTACAGCGGCGATATCGCGGCGGCGGTCGGGCTTAAGAACACGACGACGGGCGACACGCTCTGCGACGAGAACAATCCGATCATCCTCGAGTCGATGGAGTTCCCCGATCCCGTTATCTCCGTTGCGGTTGAGCCTGCGACGAAGAACGACCAGGAGAAGATGGGCATTGCCCTCCAGAAGCTCGCTGAGGAGGATCCGACCTTCCGCGTGCATACGGACGCAGAGACGGGGCAGGTCATCATCTCGGGCATGGGCGAGCTGCATTTGCAGATCATCGTCGACCGCATGCTCCGCGAGTTCAAGGTCGACTGCAAGGTCGGCGAGCCGCAGGTTGCGTATCGGGAGACGATCCGCAAGTCGGTCAAGGCAGAGGGCAAGTTCGTCCGTCAGTCCGGCGGTCACGGTCAGTACGGTCACTGCTGGCTCGAGCTCATTCCGCAGGATGCGGGCGAGGGCTTCAGCTTCGAGAACAAGGTCGTCGGCGGCGTGATTCCGAAGGAATTCATCAATCCGATCGAGGCCGGTGTTCGTCAGGCCATGGAGGGCGGCGTTGTCGCAGGCTATCCGATGGTCGACATCAAGGTCATCGTCTACGACGGCTCGTTCCACGAGGTCGACTCCTCCGAGGCGGCGTTTAAGGTGGCAGGCTCGATGGCGTTCAAGGCGGGTGCCGAGAAGGCCAGCCCGGTTCTTCTCGAGCCGTATGTCAAGGTTGAGGTCACGGTACCCGAGGAGTACATGGGCGACGTGATCGGCGATCTGAACTCGCGCCGCGGACGCATCGACGGCATGGAACCGCGCAACGGCGTACAGGTCATCAACGCGTTCGTTCCGCTCTCGGAGATGTTCGGTTACTCGACGGATCTCCGTTCCAAAACTCAGGGCCGCGGGAACTACTCGATGGAAGTTTCCTTCTACGATGAAGTTCCTAAGAATATAGCTGACGCTGTAGTCGCCAAGAACAAAGGCGAATAA
- the rpsL gene encoding 30S ribosomal protein S12, with translation MPTINQLIRKSRKSLEEKSKAPALKNSPQKRGVCTRVYTSTPKKPNSALRKVARVRLTNSIEVTAYIPGIGHNLQEHSVVLIRGGRVKDLPGVRYHIIRGSLDTAGVQDRAQGRSKYGAKRAKKK, from the coding sequence ATGCCAACGATCAATCAGCTCATTCGCAAGAGCCGGAAGAGCCTTGAGGAGAAATCGAAAGCACCAGCACTGAAGAACAGCCCGCAGAAGCGCGGCGTCTGCACGCGTGTCTATACGTCCACGCCGAAGAAGCCGAACTCTGCTCTTAGAAAGGTTGCTCGTGTTCGCTTGACGAACAGCATCGAGGTGACCGCATACATTCCCGGAATTGGGCACAATCTGCAGGAGCACAGCGTCGTCCTCATTCGCGGCGGCCGTGTGAAGGATCTGCCGGGTGTGCGTTACCACATCATTCGCGGCTCACTCGATACGGCCGGTGTGCAGGATCGTGCACAGGGACGTTCGAAGTACGGCGCGAAGCGTGCGAAGAAGAAGTAA